The genomic stretch GGTTTTTCGGTTACGGAAAGCGGAGCCGTCATTATGACCGACGATACACGAAAAACAGTGATAGCGGAGTGGCAATCGCGCAAACAGGACGAGGTGCTTCACCCATACACCGGCGAAAAAATTTTCATTGGGCAGCTGCCGCACCTTCAAGCAATGCTCCTAGCCCGGCATATTCGCGGTGACATGCAGGA from Cloacibacillus sp. encodes the following:
- a CDS encoding subtype I-C CRISPR-associated endonuclease Cas1; amino-acid sequence: GFSVTESGAVIMTDDTRKTVIAEWQSRKQDEVLHPYTGEKIFIGQLPHLQAMLLARHIRGDMQEYTPYIWK